The sequence GAAAAAGAAAAGTACCGCGCGGACGACTAGATCAAGGAAAAAAGTCGTCAGCGTCCCGAAAAGCATAGAGATCATCGTCAACTGTTCCAGTCGGGAGACTCGCATCGCTGTATTAGAAGACAAGCAGCTGATGGAGTACCGAGTCGAGCGTGAGGAGCGCGTAGTGGGCAGTATTTTCAAGGGAATCGTCCAGAACGTGCTGCCAGGCATGGATGCGGCGTTCGTCGATATCGGGCTTGAGCGGAACGCGTTCCTGTACGTAGCCGACATCATTCCGGACGACTCAGGCGACTCCAGCCCAGCAAGCGTCAGGCGCAGCGAACTGAGACGACGAAAGATCAAAGAGCTCATCCGGCCCGGCCAGGAGCTCATGGTTCAAGTCACCAAAGGTCCGCGTGGGACGAAAGGCGCTCGCGTGACGACGAGAATCTCGCTGCCCGGGCGGTACGTCGTCATCATGCCAGAGGGCAACCACCTCGGCGTTAGCCGCAAGCTGGAGGATCGGAAGGAGCGCGAACGGCTTCGAGCGATCGGTGAGAAGCTGATTCCTGAGGGTTTTGGGCTCGTCTTGAGAACCGAGTGCGAGGGGAAGACCCAAACCGAGCTCAAGGCAGATATTCAGTTCCTCAAGCAGCTCTGGGGGCAGGTCATGGAGGCGGCAAAGCACCAGCGGGCGCCAGCCGTCGTCCACAGGGACCAGACGCTGCTGTACCGGACGATCCGCGACGTGTTCAGCGATCAGATCACCCGCTTGGTGATCGACGACCCGGAGGAGTACGAAAAGGTGAGCCTCGTCGCTTCGATGGTGGCGCCCAAGCTGAGGGAAAAGATTCATCTCTACGACAAGGATGAGCCGATATACGACCACTACAAGATCGAACAGGAGCTTGACCAGCTCTTGGAGCACAAGGTTTTCCTGAAGAACGGCGGCTCGCTGGTAATTGACGAAACTGAGGCGCTGACCGCGATCGACATCAACACCGGAAAGCAGGTCGGCACGAAGTCGCTGAGCGATACCATCCTGAAAACGAACATGGAGGCCGCCGTAGAGGTCTGCAGACAGCTGCGGCTGCGGGACATGGGCGGCATCATCGTGATCGACTTCATAGACATGGAGGACGCGGCCCACAGGAAGCAGCTGCAAGATCACTTTTCGGCCATCTTGGCCAGGGATCGAGCGCGCACGAGGGTTGGCCGGATCTCTTCGCTCGGACTGATCGAGATCACGCGCAAGAGAACTGGCGAAAGCGTGACCGAGGCGATTACCAGCCTATGCCCGATGTGTGAAGGGAGAGGCCGGATTCCGAGCGGCGACACGGTCACGCTCTGGATCGAACGGGAGATGAGACGCATGCTCCACGAAACGGGCAGCGCGTTCTTCATCGAATGTCACCCGGACGTCGTTGAGTGCCTCATCGGAGCTGACGGCGAGAGCATCGAGCATCTGGAGCACGAGCTGCGCCGTGGGCTATACATTCGTGCCAGCTTCGATTTTGGCTATGAGGAATTTGAGATAGAGTCAGGCAATATCGAGGATATGGATCGCGAGCACATGGGGTTCCGGCGTGCCCAAGTCGTCGAGTGCAACATCCGCGGCTCCGCAGACGAGAGCCTCGACAAAGCGATCGGCTGGACTGATGACGGCTATTACGTCGAGTTGGACTCCGCATCAGAACACATCGGCCAAAGAATGAAAGTCGTGCTGCAAGACACCAAGCGCGCGTTTGCCGTCGGCGACGTCATCGTGCCCGGGATCGCGAGGTCGAGATAATCGTTCTAGCGAATCTGCGGCCAATGACTTCATAATAATCTCTGATGGCGAACGTTGTCGAACTCTGGAACGAGGTCTTGCCCGAGATTCGTGATGGTGTCACAGGCGTTGGCGTCTGGACTGCGCTAAACGGTTGCAAGCCAATAGTGCTGGAGGACGGAACACTGGTGCTAGGGCTGGGTCACGACGACAGCGACCTTATAGGCCACCTGCGCCTGCCTCGCACCCGACAGGTGATCGAGACCGTCGTCGGGCGCGAGCTGAAGGCCAAGGTGACCCTGAGGGTCATCAGCGGTGTTGGCCAAGAAGACTGGGAGAACGAAAAGCGCGGCGACGTCGAGCGAGAGAAGCTACAGGCATCGACGCACAAAAGAGTCACCGCCGAGGCGGTTGCAAGGAAAAGTTGGGACGGCCTGTACGAACTGTTGGGCAAGAGGTTCAACGAGATGTCGAACCGCACTCTGCCACAAACTCGGGCGCGGTATTTCCTCGATGCCGTAGAAATCCTCGCGGACGCGCTGATCGAAACGCCGGTCGCGGACGAATTGGAAGAACGAAGCTTCGCCCGGTGCATCGAGCGCGTGTCCCAATACAGCGACCTGCCGAGCACGCTGGTAGCCATGAGGGTGCTCGAAAAGGCCTTCGAACAGTGACGCCGTACGTCGTCGTGCTCGGCTCAGGCACCAGCAATGGCGTCCCAATGCCTGGCAAAACGTACCCGGAGGCGTTTCTTGCCAACCCCAAGAACCATCGGACGCGACCATCGATCGCCCTGCGAACGGACAGTGGCAACGTTCTCGTTGACTGTGGCCCCGATTTTAGGATGCAGGTCTTGCGAGAGGGGATTCGGTCCCTCGATGCTTGCCTGATCACCCATTCCCACGCAGACCACATCATGGGGATGGACGACCTCCGACCGTTCGGCATTATCAGCGGTCGCCCGATCCCGATCTACGCCGCCCCGAGGTACCAACAGGACATCCGGCGAGTCTTCGGATACGCTTTCCAAATACCCGAACCGGAGATCGACCTGCCACGGTTCACGCTCCACGATGTGCCCGACTGCCTCGAAGTCGTCGACTTGACGATTCGGTCGGTCTGGGTCGAGCACGGCGACTTGCCAGTTCTCGGCATCCGCGTGAACGACTTCGCGTACGTCACCGACGTCAGCCATATCCCTGACGAATCGATGTCAAAGCTCTCGAATCTTGAGTGCCTGATTCTGGACGCCGTAAGGTACCGGCCGCACCCGAATCACTTCCACTACGACCGGGCGATCGAGGTCGCCGAGGAGATTGGGGCCGCCAAAACCTACTTCACACACCTCAGCGACGACTACGATCACGACGAGGTGAACGGGCAGCTTCCGAACGGCGTCGAACTCGCGTACGACGGTCTTAAGATACTGCTCTAGGTTTTCAAGGAGAGGAATCTGAGAAAACTCTTCAGGTTTGGCCTCAAGAACTCCGTGGTTTTTACCAGAATGTCTATTGGAGGGCTTATCCGCAAGCCCGTCCGCTAGGTTGATAAAGATGCCGCAACTCGTCGCAGGTCTCCTGGCTCTCACGGCTCTGGCAGCGAGCATTCTAACGCAAACAGACGCCGTAACGACGCTGGTGCGGGGAGCGGGAGCGTACGTGACGGGCATGGTGCTCGCAACGATCTGGACGTTCGTCGTTGCACCGCCGCGCGCAAGCGATGAAACTGACGAGGATTCAGATGACGATTTCGCAGATGACGAGGATGACGAGGTAGAGTCTGACGACGCCGAGGATGAAGATTCCCTGGCTGACGCGGCTTAACCGGAGCGAGAAATGCCACTGACACAAGATCAGCTTCAGAGATCGTGGGTTGAGTTCAAGGTCTACAAAGACCCTCAGGCCCGCGTCTCACTGATCAACCACTACTCCTACCTCGTCAAGATCACGGCTGGCAGGCTCGTAACGACCTTCCCCGGCGGGCTCGACCGGGAAGACTTGATCGGCAACGGCGTCATCGGACTTATCAAGAGCGTGGACCAGTACGATCCGACTCGCGACGTGAAGTTCGAGACTTACGCAATCGCGCTCATTCGCGGCGCCATCCTCGAAATGCTGCGAGACCAGGACTGGGTTCCACGATCAATTCGCGAAAAGATGAAGGCTGTGACCAAGGCCCAGCGAAAGCTCGAGCCTGGGTTGGGTCGCGAACCTACCGCAAGAGAGATCTCTGAGGAGATCGGTATGGTCGAGCACGACGTCAGCAACATCTTGGTGCGCATGGGGCGCACCAACGTGTACAGCCTGGACGACGTGGTGGGAGGCACCGGAGGAGGCGACGAGAGCATTCGGTTCGTCGACATGATCGTCGATTCGGCTGCCGACACTGAGGAGCAGTCCGAAGGCCGCGAGCTGCGGCGAATCCTGGCTGCCGGAGTCGATCGCCTACCCGACCGCGAGCGATTGGTCGTCGGCCTGTACTACTTCGAGGGACTGACCTTCAAAGAGATCGGCAAGGTGCTCGGAGTCAGCGAGAGTCGCGTCTACCAACTGCACACCCAGGCGATGGGGAGGCTGAGGAGCTTCATGCAGGAGCAAGGATCCGCGAACGTCAGGTGAGGATGAGGCATGGCCGAATTCGACGGAGTTGGCAGGATCTTCCGGAAGGGACCAGACGTTCGCCCGGACAAGCACAAATCTGTTTCTCGGACTGACCGAGAGAAGCGGCGAAAGGAGGAGGGCAAAACCAAGGATGAACCGCACGACACCGTCGAATTGCACGCCGATGACGATGCGCCCGAGGATGAGGCGGCAGAGTCCGCTTCACATCAAGACCAACCTGAGGCGGAAGAGGGATTCGACATTTCCGCCTAGCCAATCGGCACGGAATTTGCACCTTCGCCTACCGCGCCAGTTGAACCTAGCCGAACGCGCCTCTGGTAGCATGGTCGCACAAAAACCGATTCTGGACAGCCTATGAAACGCTCTATGAAACGCTCATTTTTTCTAACGCTCGCCGTTTTAGCGCTCGCCTCGATCATCGTGGCCTTGGTTTTCGTCGGATGCGGGGGTGGATCACCGAAAATCGCGACGGTACAAGGCGCTGCTATCAGCCAAGAGGCGTTCCTTCAGCACATGAAGACAAAGGCGATGGTCCGCGTCGTGCTGAGCAACGGCCAGGTTGTGGAGCTTCCGATTGCCGATACAATGGCGTTCCAAACGATCCAGGATCTGATCACGCAGCAGATCCTGCTCCAATTGGCGGAGGACGCAGGCCTGCTGCCAGACGAGGATGAAGTCGAGGCCGAGATCGAGTTCAGAAAGCGGCTCAATCCGAACTTTGTCGATAGCCTGCGATCTAGGGGCTATACGCAGTCCCAAATCAGGAGGGAAGTTTCCGTCGATCTTGCCCGAGAGCGACTTCTCACCAGGGGAATCGTAGTCACAATAGACGAGATTGAAA is a genomic window of Armatimonadota bacterium containing:
- a CDS encoding Rne/Rng family ribonuclease, with translation MKKKSTARTTRSRKKVVSVPKSIEIIVNCSSRETRIAVLEDKQLMEYRVEREERVVGSIFKGIVQNVLPGMDAAFVDIGLERNAFLYVADIIPDDSGDSSPASVRRSELRRRKIKELIRPGQELMVQVTKGPRGTKGARVTTRISLPGRYVVIMPEGNHLGVSRKLEDRKERERLRAIGEKLIPEGFGLVLRTECEGKTQTELKADIQFLKQLWGQVMEAAKHQRAPAVVHRDQTLLYRTIRDVFSDQITRLVIDDPEEYEKVSLVASMVAPKLREKIHLYDKDEPIYDHYKIEQELDQLLEHKVFLKNGGSLVIDETEALTAIDINTGKQVGTKSLSDTILKTNMEAAVEVCRQLRLRDMGGIIVIDFIDMEDAAHRKQLQDHFSAILARDRARTRVGRISSLGLIEITRKRTGESVTEAITSLCPMCEGRGRIPSGDTVTLWIEREMRRMLHETGSAFFIECHPDVVECLIGADGESIEHLEHELRRGLYIRASFDFGYEEFEIESGNIEDMDREHMGFRRAQVVECNIRGSADESLDKAIGWTDDGYYVELDSASEHIGQRMKVVLQDTKRAFAVGDVIVPGIARSR
- a CDS encoding FliA/WhiG family RNA polymerase sigma factor, coding for MPLTQDQLQRSWVEFKVYKDPQARVSLINHYSYLVKITAGRLVTTFPGGLDREDLIGNGVIGLIKSVDQYDPTRDVKFETYAIALIRGAILEMLRDQDWVPRSIREKMKAVTKAQRKLEPGLGREPTAREISEEIGMVEHDVSNILVRMGRTNVYSLDDVVGGTGGGDESIRFVDMIVDSAADTEEQSEGRELRRILAAGVDRLPDRERLVVGLYYFEGLTFKEIGKVLGVSESRVYQLHTQAMGRLRSFMQEQGSANVR
- a CDS encoding MBL fold metallo-hydrolase, with translation MPGKTYPEAFLANPKNHRTRPSIALRTDSGNVLVDCGPDFRMQVLREGIRSLDACLITHSHADHIMGMDDLRPFGIISGRPIPIYAAPRYQQDIRRVFGYAFQIPEPEIDLPRFTLHDVPDCLEVVDLTIRSVWVEHGDLPVLGIRVNDFAYVTDVSHIPDESMSKLSNLECLILDAVRYRPHPNHFHYDRAIEVAEEIGAAKTYFTHLSDDYDHDEVNGQLPNGVELAYDGLKILL